The Candidatus Hydrogenedentota bacterium genome includes a window with the following:
- a CDS encoding PQQ-dependent sugar dehydrogenase, producing the protein MVNFIPRASALCLIALAAVPAAVAVPVASEFVADGFSSPLFVTHAPGDATRLFVVEKAGVIKLIKNGTVQGTPFMDISGLVQSDGERGLLGLAFHPNYPTTPYFYVYYIAQGGTLDSKIARCEVSGDLDIALTNDTTNLPVTLLTVPQPAGRSNHKAGWIGFGPNDGYLYIAVGDGGSSNDPDGNGQNINTLLGKILRIDVDAASPYVPASNPFVGVAGLDEIWAYGLRNPWRCSFDRTTGDLWIGDVGQGAREEINFQPASSTGGENYGWVTAEGFACLGGSGTCGTNPGFTPPVDDFTRTEAQSITGGYVYRGTAIAGLQGTYFFADYIFGTIWSWEYNGSTISNFMDRSGELNPPGPRTISSVASLGEDANGELYIVDYGGGEIFKIVGTDPDTDGDGLTDSQEATAGTNPNNPDTDGDGLNDGPEVLTHGTDPLNPDSDGDGLTDGDEVNVYGTDPNDTDTDNDGLSDWLEVFVYGTDPNDPDTDNDGVSDGQEVFGYFTDPNNPDSDSDGLSDGAEIFTYGTDPLDSDSDNDGLSDGDEVNLYGTDPNDTDSDNDGLSDSAEVNTYNTNPNASDSDGDGLSDSDEINVHGTNPNDPDTDGDFIHDGTEISAGTDPNDPFDFPAVPAAGALAVILLTVALTAYGAVHMSRRRATGQ; encoded by the coding sequence GTGGTGAATTTCATTCCGCGTGCGTCAGCGTTGTGCCTTATCGCCCTCGCGGCGGTTCCCGCCGCCGTGGCCGTTCCCGTCGCCTCCGAGTTCGTCGCGGATGGGTTCTCCTCGCCGCTCTTTGTCACCCATGCTCCAGGCGATGCGACACGGCTCTTCGTTGTCGAAAAGGCCGGCGTCATCAAGCTCATCAAGAACGGGACGGTCCAGGGCACGCCCTTCATGGACATCTCCGGCCTCGTGCAGAGCGACGGCGAACGTGGGTTGCTCGGCCTGGCATTTCATCCCAACTACCCGACGACGCCGTATTTTTATGTGTATTACATTGCGCAAGGAGGAACCTTAGACTCGAAGATTGCGCGCTGCGAGGTCTCTGGGGACCTCGATATTGCCCTGACGAACGATACGACCAACCTGCCCGTTACGCTCCTGACGGTCCCGCAGCCGGCCGGGCGCAGCAACCACAAAGCCGGTTGGATCGGATTTGGTCCAAACGACGGCTATCTGTATATCGCGGTGGGCGACGGCGGAAGCTCCAACGATCCGGATGGAAATGGCCAGAACATAAACACGCTGCTCGGCAAGATATTGCGGATTGATGTCGACGCCGCGTCGCCGTACGTTCCCGCGTCCAACCCATTTGTGGGCGTCGCCGGTCTCGATGAAATCTGGGCGTACGGCCTGCGAAATCCCTGGCGCTGCAGCTTCGACCGCACAACCGGAGACCTGTGGATTGGCGATGTGGGACAAGGCGCGCGTGAAGAGATCAACTTCCAGCCTGCATCGAGTACGGGCGGCGAGAACTACGGCTGGGTCACTGCCGAAGGTTTCGCGTGTCTCGGCGGCAGCGGAACCTGCGGCACGAACCCCGGATTCACCCCGCCCGTGGACGACTTCACGCGCACCGAAGCGCAGTCCATCACGGGGGGCTACGTCTATCGCGGCACGGCGATCGCCGGCCTGCAAGGCACGTACTTCTTCGCCGATTACATCTTCGGCACGATCTGGTCGTGGGAGTACAACGGGTCCACGATCAGCAACTTTATGGATCGCAGTGGTGAACTGAATCCGCCCGGACCGCGGACGATCAGCAGTGTGGCGTCCTTGGGTGAGGACGCCAATGGCGAACTTTACATCGTCGATTACGGCGGCGGCGAAATCTTCAAGATCGTCGGCACCGATCCGGATACCGACGGCGACGGCCTCACGGATTCGCAGGAAGCTACCGCGGGCACGAACCCCAACAATCCCGACACTGACGGTGACGGCCTCAATGACGGCCCCGAAGTCCTCACGCACGGCACCGATCCACTCAATCCCGATTCGGACGGCGATGGCCTTACGGACGGCGACGAAGTGAACGTCTACGGTACCGATCCGAACGATACGGATACCGACAATGATGGCCTTTCCGATTGGTTGGAAGTGTTTGTGTACGGTACCGACCCGAACGATCCCGACACAGACAACGACGGCGTCAGCGATGGCCAGGAGGTTTTCGGATACTTCACGGACCCGAACAATCCCGACAGCGACAGCGACGGCCTTTCCGATGGCGCCGAAATTTTCACGTACGGCACCGATCCACTCGATTCCGATTCGGACAACGACGGTCTCTCGGATGGCGACGAAGTGAATCTGTACGGCACCGATCCGAACGATACGGACTCCGACAACGACGGCCTTAGCGACAGCGCCGAAGTGAATACGTACAACACGAACCCGAACGCGTCCGATTCGGACGGCGACGGACTTTCCGACAGCGACGAAATTAACGTGCACGGGACCAATCCAAATGATCCCGACACCGACGGCGACTTCATACACGACGGAACTGAGATTTCGGCGGGTACCGATCCCAACGATCCGTTCGACTTCCCCGCGGTGCCCGCGGCCGGCGCGCTCGCCGTCATCCTGCTCACCGTTGCGCTCACGGCATACGGCGCGGTGCATATGTCGCGCCGTCGCGCAACGGGGCAATAG